The following are from one region of the Campylobacter concisus genome:
- the radA gene encoding DNA repair protein RadA has translation MAKAKPVFECQACGNQQAKWLGKCPQCGAWDSFIELSQAEIKISKEIAKSASTPSKAISIDEVEIQNFTRFSTKDSELDLVLGGGVVEGSLVLIGGSPGIGKSTLLLKIGSNLAKDGKKTLYVSGEESQSQIKMRADRLNAVDKNLYLLTEICLEDIMLEAQKSDYKVLVIDSIQTLYSQNITSAPGSITQVREITFELMRLAKSQNICVFIIGHITKEGSIAGPRVLEHMVDVVLYFEGDASRELRILRGFKNRFGSTSEVGIFEMSQHGLVSANEVSSKFFTRGGAMSGSAITIIMEGSRALSIEIQALVCESAYPKRSSTGFERNRLDMLLALLERKLEIPLGHYDVFINVSGGVKISETAADLAVIAAIISSFKNRPISKDSVFIGELSLNGEIREIFNLDQRLKEAKTQKFKNAIIPNKPLDTQGLRCFYAKDITQVLEWM, from the coding sequence ATGGCAAAAGCAAAGCCAGTTTTTGAGTGTCAAGCCTGCGGTAATCAACAGGCAAAGTGGCTGGGCAAATGCCCACAATGTGGTGCTTGGGATAGCTTTATCGAGCTTAGTCAAGCAGAGATAAAGATAAGCAAAGAGATAGCAAAAAGTGCTAGCACACCTAGCAAAGCCATAAGCATAGACGAAGTTGAAATTCAAAATTTCACGAGATTTAGCACCAAAGATAGCGAGCTAGACCTCGTTCTTGGTGGTGGCGTTGTCGAAGGCTCGCTAGTTTTAATAGGCGGCAGCCCAGGAATTGGCAAATCAACCTTGCTTCTAAAAATCGGCTCAAATTTAGCAAAAGACGGTAAAAAAACGCTCTATGTAAGTGGCGAAGAGAGCCAAAGCCAGATAAAAATGAGAGCTGATAGGCTAAATGCGGTGGATAAAAATTTATACCTATTAACTGAAATTTGCCTAGAAGATATCATGCTAGAGGCGCAAAAGAGCGACTACAAGGTGCTAGTAATCGACTCCATACAAACGCTTTATAGCCAAAATATAACCTCCGCTCCAGGCTCGATCACGCAGGTTCGCGAGATCACATTTGAGCTAATGAGACTTGCAAAGAGCCAAAATATCTGCGTCTTCATCATCGGACACATAACTAAAGAGGGCTCGATCGCAGGACCTAGAGTACTTGAACACATGGTCGATGTGGTACTTTATTTCGAGGGCGACGCGAGCAGAGAGCTGAGAATTTTACGTGGATTTAAAAACCGCTTTGGCTCGACAAGCGAAGTTGGCATCTTTGAGATGAGCCAGCACGGACTCGTGAGCGCAAATGAAGTCTCGAGTAAATTTTTCACACGTGGCGGGGCGATGAGTGGCAGTGCGATCACCATCATAATGGAAGGCTCAAGAGCACTTAGCATCGAGATACAAGCACTTGTTTGCGAAAGTGCCTATCCAAAACGAAGTTCGACTGGCTTTGAGAGAAACCGTCTAGATATGCTGCTAGCCCTACTTGAGCGAAAACTAGAAATTCCACTTGGACACTACGACGTCTTCATAAACGTTTCAGGTGGCGTTAAAATAAGCGAGACTGCGGCCGATCTAGCCGTCATAGCAGCGATAATCAGTAGCTTCAAAAACCGCCCTATTAGCAAGGATAGCGTATTCATCGGCGAGCTAAGCCTAAACGGCGAAATAAGAGAAATTTTCAACCTAGATCAGCGACTAAAAGAGGCAAAAACGCAGAAATTTAAAAATGCTATCATCCCAAACAAACCACTTGACACGCAAGGACTAAGGTGCTTTTACGCAAAAGATATCACGCAAGTGCTTGAGTGGATGTAA
- the acpS gene encoding holo-ACP synthase, whose amino-acid sequence MIGIDIVKIDRISRLKARYGELFLKKFLSDDEITLAKNDTTLAGFWAAKEAASKALGVGISKECGFLDIVLSKDAKNAPKIKFSPRIYTNFNIKEASLSITHDGGFAVAAVMIV is encoded by the coding sequence ATGATAGGTATTGATATCGTTAAGATAGATAGAATTTCTAGACTTAAAGCTCGTTACGGCGAGCTTTTTTTAAAAAAATTTCTTAGTGATGACGAGATCACGCTAGCAAAAAACGATACGACTTTGGCTGGATTTTGGGCGGCCAAAGAAGCAGCTAGCAAAGCCCTTGGTGTGGGCATCAGCAAAGAGTGTGGCTTTTTAGACATTGTACTTAGCAAAGACGCAAAAAACGCACCAAAGATAAAATTTAGCCCAAGAATTTATACAAATTTTAATATCAAAGAAGCAAGCCTTAGCATAACTCACGATGGCGGATTTGCCGTAGCTGCAGTGATGATTGTCTAA
- the fliL gene encoding flagellar basal body-associated protein FliL, whose product MAEEVEEKKAKKGGNGALMIIIIAIFVLLLVIGGLVAFLMLSSDEPKEANMMQAPAQTQTQSMPAQNKAKHGSNDYSNMGPIYPLDQFIVNLLSENGSRFLKTKIDMEQSDELLTPELDKKKALLRDIIIRTLSSKTYEEVSTAKGKDRLKDEIVGKLNEVLNDGYIKNIFFTDFVVQ is encoded by the coding sequence ATGGCTGAAGAAGTTGAAGAGAAAAAAGCAAAAAAAGGTGGCAATGGTGCATTAATGATAATTATCATTGCGATATTTGTTTTGCTGCTAGTTATTGGAGGGCTAGTTGCGTTTTTGATGCTTAGTTCTGACGAGCCAAAAGAGGCAAATATGATGCAAGCACCAGCTCAGACTCAAACGCAGTCCATGCCAGCTCAAAATAAGGCAAAGCATGGTAGCAACGACTATTCAAATATGGGACCGATATATCCGCTTGATCAGTTTATTGTAAATTTGCTTAGCGAAAATGGCTCAAGATTTCTTAAAACCAAGATTGATATGGAGCAAAGCGATGAGTTGCTAACTCCTGAGCTTGATAAGAAAAAGGCACTTTTAAGAGACATTATCATCAGGACACTTTCGTCAAAAACTTATGAAGAAGTAAGTACCGCAAAAGGCAAAGATAGGCTAAAAGACGAGATCGTGGGCAAGCTAAATGAAGTGCTAAATGATGGCTACATCAAAAATATATTTTTTACTGATTTTGTGGTGCAATGA
- the ybaK gene encoding Cys-tRNA(Pro) deacylase: MIHKTNAARALDKLKINYEILEYEVDLNDLSALHVAASTKQDIKQIYKTIVCECEPKNFVVACLQGDLELDLKALAHACGAKRCELINLKDLEKITGYIRGGCSPLAMKKHFAIFIDERVKEQEYVLVSAGVRGKQIKIAPNDLLKACGASFANIARLAL, translated from the coding sequence ATGATACATAAGACAAATGCTGCCAGAGCTTTAGATAAGCTAAAAATTAATTATGAAATTTTAGAGTATGAAGTTGATTTAAACGATCTTTCAGCCCTCCACGTAGCAGCTAGCACCAAGCAAGATATAAAGCAAATTTACAAAACTATCGTTTGCGAGTGTGAGCCTAAAAATTTCGTTGTTGCTTGCTTGCAGGGTGATTTGGAGCTTGATCTAAAAGCACTTGCTCACGCGTGTGGCGCCAAACGCTGCGAACTTATAAATTTAAAAGACTTAGAAAAGATCACTGGCTACATCAGGGGCGGCTGCTCACCGCTTGCGATGAAAAAACACTTTGCAATATTTATCGATGAACGTGTAAAAGAGCAAGAATACGTGTTAGTAAGTGCTGGAGTAAGAGGCAAGCAGATAAAGATAGCTCCAAATGACCTTTTAAAGGCTTGTGGGGCAAGTTTTGCCAATATCGCTAGGCTAGCTCTTTAA
- a CDS encoding SAM-dependent methyltransferase — MKFSEFFDIWVNENYYKFGVDIGKKGDFYTNVSVGYLFGACLANYFLKLLRNGEISSSCKIVEIGANSGEMLADFAQGIFTLEPEILPNLEFIIIEPHEILRKKQLETFAKRFGDDIEIKHYENLDECSFDEIFVISNELLDAFSCEVIDGQNMLFVDSDLKFHWQKADQNLLALAKKFGIKKGEISTSYAKFALQLASAAKKVRFLSFDYGEFEPKNEFSLRVFKDHQVFSLFEISDLEPYFKRSDLTYSLCFKQVKEAFCEAGFLMLNFKKQNEALVCDLGVDEILSLVLEKGSKQAYENAAKQAKFLLSPEFLGEKLKFIEFLKS, encoded by the coding sequence ATGAAATTTAGCGAGTTTTTTGATATCTGGGTCAATGAAAACTACTATAAATTTGGCGTAGATATCGGCAAAAAGGGCGATTTTTACACAAATGTAAGCGTTGGCTATCTCTTTGGCGCCTGCCTTGCAAACTACTTTTTAAAGCTGCTTAGAAACGGCGAAATTTCTAGCTCTTGTAAGATCGTGGAGATCGGTGCAAACTCAGGCGAAATGCTTGCTGATTTTGCGCAAGGAATTTTTACGCTTGAGCCAGAAATTTTGCCAAATTTAGAGTTTATAATCATCGAACCTCATGAAATTTTACGTAAAAAACAGCTTGAGACTTTTGCAAAACGCTTTGGCGATGATATCGAAATAAAACACTATGAAAATTTAGACGAGTGCTCGTTTGATGAAATTTTTGTCATCTCAAATGAGCTACTTGACGCATTTAGCTGCGAGGTGATAGATGGACAAAATATGCTTTTTGTGGATAGCGATCTAAAATTTCACTGGCAAAAGGCGGATCAAAATTTACTAGCTCTTGCAAAAAAATTTGGCATAAAAAAGGGCGAGATATCAACTAGCTACGCTAAATTTGCGCTCCAACTTGCAAGTGCAGCAAAAAAGGTGAGATTTTTAAGCTTTGATTACGGCGAATTTGAGCCAAAAAATGAGTTTAGTTTAAGGGTTTTTAAAGACCATCAAGTATTTTCTTTATTTGAAATTTCAGATCTTGAGCCGTATTTTAAAAGATCGGATCTAACTTATAGCCTTTGTTTTAAACAAGTAAAAGAGGCTTTTTGTGAGGCTGGCTTTTTGATGCTTAATTTTAAAAAACAAAACGAAGCTTTAGTTTGCGATCTTGGTGTGGATGAAATTTTATCTTTAGTGCTTGAAAAAGGTAGCAAGCAAGCCTATGAAAATGCAGCTAAACAGGCGAAATTTCTACTCTCACCCGAGTTTTTAGGCGAGAAGCTTAAATTTATAGAGTTTTTAAAGAGCTAG
- a CDS encoding trimeric intracellular cation channel family protein, which produces MSLILFVEYVGIASAALSGFLFAVKKECDWLGVFLSAFLTALGGGIMRDMLVGRAVYSFTHYMPVSVVIFMLIVSRVANLHIKREGLERKFVFIFADAIDVICFSIVGAMVAIEYNYNIFGVMMIAFFNGVGGGILRDILLNEIPWFLRTGLYGTISLGVGLAYFVLHHLGLTNIFFTMLLLAAGITVRMFAFYRGWKLPDL; this is translated from the coding sequence ATGAGTTTAATACTTTTTGTCGAATACGTCGGTATCGCATCAGCTGCACTTAGTGGCTTTTTATTTGCAGTAAAAAAGGAGTGTGACTGGCTTGGAGTCTTTTTGTCTGCATTTTTGACTGCACTTGGTGGCGGTATCATGCGTGATATGCTTGTTGGTAGGGCGGTTTATTCATTTACACACTACATGCCAGTAAGCGTTGTTATTTTTATGTTGATTGTTTCAAGAGTGGCAAATTTACACATAAAAAGAGAAGGTTTGGAGCGAAAATTTGTATTCATTTTCGCCGATGCGATCGATGTTATTTGTTTTTCGATCGTTGGAGCAATGGTTGCTATTGAGTACAACTACAACATCTTTGGTGTGATGATGATTGCCTTTTTTAACGGCGTTGGCGGCGGTATCTTAAGAGATATATTGCTAAATGAAATTCCATGGTTTTTACGCACTGGACTTTACGGCACGATAAGCCTTGGTGTGGGGCTTGCTTACTTTGTGCTACATCATCTAGGCCTTACCAATATATTTTTTACTATGCTCTTGCTTGCTGCTGGCATAACGGTTAGGATGTTTGCATTTTATAGAGGCTGGAAGCTGCCAGATCTATGA
- a CDS encoding lipid-binding SYLF domain-containing protein, producing MKRLLIIFLAGLFFTPCLNADVIQNQKLKNAINILNAFGARNLKPNTKFEGIKAIAIIPDVTKAGAVVTGSTGKGVFIAKNDDDEWSSPFFVNYTSGSIGLQLGYSSADMIILFKNSEAYANLFNAKDTISLKAEATGGVGNEVAITSDLPEISAFAEERGKTSGAFVGVSLDVARLKINIQDTNDYYERMYDFENIYNNSPKASKYTLKFKEIISKYFL from the coding sequence ATGAAAAGACTATTGATCATATTTCTTGCTGGTTTATTTTTCACGCCATGCTTAAATGCTGATGTGATCCAAAATCAAAAGCTAAAAAATGCAATAAATATTTTAAATGCTTTTGGTGCGAGAAATTTAAAGCCAAACACTAAATTTGAAGGCATAAAAGCGATCGCCATAATCCCTGATGTAACAAAAGCAGGCGCTGTTGTAACTGGATCAACAGGCAAAGGCGTATTTATCGCTAAAAACGATGATGATGAATGGTCAAGCCCATTTTTTGTAAATTACACATCTGGTAGCATAGGCTTACAACTTGGTTACAGCTCAGCTGATATGATCATATTATTTAAAAATTCAGAAGCTTATGCAAATTTATTTAATGCAAAAGATACGATCAGCCTAAAAGCAGAAGCAACTGGTGGTGTTGGTAACGAAGTAGCGATCACAAGTGATTTGCCTGAAATTTCAGCATTTGCTGAGGAACGCGGCAAGACAAGTGGTGCTTTTGTAGGCGTTAGCCTAGATGTAGCAAGGCTTAAAATAAATATACAAGATACAAATGATTACTATGAGCGAATGTATGATTTTGAAAATATCTACAACAATAGCCCAAAAGCTAGTAAATACACTCTAAAATTTAAAGAAATAATCTCAAAATACTTCTTATAG
- a CDS encoding Fur family transcriptional regulator — protein MDNFELFYKHFKEFLEAFGQKSSELKEQILHVLFISNSHLSAQEISSEIYKIHKNEISMTSIYSFLNFLEMHHLANCFEENGVKKFELNLKSSHDHLICEICEKIVDFEDEIIEQRQEQICKEKNFSEQSHTMILYGICSDCQEKNGN, from the coding sequence GTGGATAATTTTGAACTATTTTATAAGCATTTTAAAGAGTTTTTAGAAGCCTTTGGGCAAAAAAGCTCAGAGTTAAAAGAACAAATTTTGCATGTACTTTTCATTAGTAACTCTCATCTAAGTGCTCAAGAAATTTCTTCAGAAATTTACAAAATCCACAAGAATGAAATTTCAATGACATCAATTTACTCGTTTTTAAATTTTCTAGAAATGCATCATCTTGCAAACTGCTTTGAAGAAAATGGAGTAAAGAAATTTGAACTAAATTTAAAATCATCGCACGATCATTTGATATGTGAAATTTGTGAAAAGATAGTTGATTTTGAAGATGAGATAATAGAGCAAAGGCAAGAGCAAATTTGCAAAGAAAAAAATTTTAGCGAGCAGTCGCACACAATGATACTTTATGGTATTTGCAGTGATTGCCAAGAGAAAAATGGAAATTAA
- a CDS encoding HMA2 domain-containing protein — translation MDIKTQTLAQVASYFSMIAHTNGRLRVRVSPKIKELSSSVNLASLDDVIAQINGIKNVKFNKLIGSVTIEYDHEIFPKNLWEDLLKGQNLEEISTRVNEVAKEVKYA, via the coding sequence ATGGATATAAAAACACAAACTTTAGCACAAGTTGCAAGCTATTTTTCAATGATAGCTCACACAAACGGTAGACTAAGAGTAAGAGTTAGTCCAAAGATAAAAGAGCTAAGCAGTAGCGTAAATTTAGCTAGCCTAGATGATGTGATAGCTCAAATAAATGGTATAAAAAATGTAAAATTTAACAAGCTAATCGGCTCTGTAACGATCGAATATGATCATGAAATTTTTCCAAAAAACCTTTGGGAAGATCTTCTAAAAGGGCAAAATTTAGAAGAGATTTCAACTAGAGTAAATGAAGTTGCAAAAGAAGTGAAATATGCTTAA
- a CDS encoding ferritin-like domain-containing protein — translation MLNELLNASYTSEKNALSLYENLASFGDVFNEIANIRKNAIILIEKFASTHDYELACENEAIFLPAKNKEDALIQALNYELELNKMYEKFCESLDDEELKDLFFRLWATSNNEYVASLKQRLKEIYSGCEIKNELNLNEISQNFEQNGITNILENYQNDFNEITKSLQNIASGKADKSELAKITNNPNFSFFSGLALGALGISVVSKNFNKDEENE, via the coding sequence ATGCTTAATGAACTTTTAAATGCATCATACACCAGCGAAAAGAACGCACTTAGCTTATATGAAAATTTAGCTTCATTTGGTGATGTTTTTAACGAGATCGCAAATATCAGAAAAAATGCGATCATCTTGATAGAAAAATTTGCGAGTACGCATGATTATGAGCTTGCTTGCGAAAATGAAGCTATATTTTTGCCAGCAAAAAATAAAGAAGATGCGCTGATACAAGCTTTAAACTATGAGTTAGAGCTAAATAAAATGTATGAAAAATTTTGTGAAAGCTTAGATGATGAAGAGCTAAAAGATCTATTTTTTAGACTTTGGGCTACTTCAAATAACGAATACGTTGCCTCTTTAAAGCAACGCTTAAAAGAAATTTATAGTGGCTGTGAAATAAAAAATGAGCTAAATTTAAATGAAATTTCACAAAATTTTGAGCAAAATGGCATAACAAATATTTTAGAAAACTATCAAAATGACTTTAATGAGATAACTAAAAGCTTGCAAAATATCGCAAGTGGCAAGGCTGATAAAAGCGAGTTAGCAAAGATAACCAATAATCCAAATTTCTCGTTTTTTAGCGGACTTGCGCTTGGGGCATTAGGCATTTCAGTAGTTAGCAAAAATTTTAATAAGGATGAAGAAAATGAATAA
- a CDS encoding oxidoreductase, translating to MNNPYINEENVTSETAANNAAATQPSAIDNAINNAAQNLPFVPENFNAAGFVKGLVLGGIAAYVLTNPKAQECVFKAIIKGGELINAGIEELKERFEDVKAELDSQK from the coding sequence ATGAACAACCCTTACATCAATGAAGAAAACGTAACAAGTGAAACTGCGGCTAACAATGCAGCAGCTACTCAGCCAAGCGCAATCGATAATGCAATAAACAATGCAGCTCAAAATTTACCATTTGTACCTGAAAATTTTAATGCTGCTGGCTTTGTAAAAGGTCTGGTTTTAGGTGGTATCGCAGCTTATGTACTAACTAATCCAAAAGCACAAGAGTGCGTATTTAAAGCGATTATCAAAGGTGGCGAGCTTATAAATGCTGGCATAGAAGAACTAAAAGAGCGTTTTGAAGATGTCAAAGCAGAACTTGACTCACAAAAATAA
- a CDS encoding heavy metal translocating P-type ATPase, which translates to MTHKNKITLAHKSKNRARFICESLNARSDVSAIEAAISERTDALSVRVNKYAKSIIVEYNKNYDKILNFIESYEFPTKAKDPNLPSKANIYKAAAALGITPFMSNKTLKSAVTLYATAPNLIEGAKELRHEGVTSKVLEATAIGTSLAMGDHLAANSTNLMINIGEYMEESASHRSDDLIKELAKPNIEEVWVERNLNGEKTLEKVKTENLKKGDIVVVGAGETIGVDGYIVEGNADVNQVSMTGEAEPIPKARGDRVISGTVVDEGRIKIWAENVGSDTATARIKEYIQTSLNEKSAIGVKALKLADKLVPVTLSLAGLSYIINKNMNSVASVLQADYSCALKLATPVAFKSSISKAGRNGILVKGAKAIEALSSVDTFVFDKTGTLTHGRLSVVEIYSFKEGFSQNDILNLTASAEEHYFHPVAEAIVEAANKRGFHHIHHDEVEFIVAHGVKTAMHGKEVVIGSRHFLEDDEMISFKAHEALISKALNSGLTLLYVGYDKELVGVIAMKDDMRENAKDMVKKLRSLGVKEVVMLSGDIKSKAEEVARELGLDRVYAECLPTDKAAIIEELKSEGKKVAFVGDGINDAPSLTKANVGISMHKGADIAKATADISLLKDDIMSVALVKELANKTMDLISSNFRSTVGVNTAILSAATLGMLNPIATAMLHNGTTIWLLLNSMKGVKFKSK; encoded by the coding sequence TTGACTCACAAAAATAAGATCACTCTAGCTCACAAGAGTAAAAATAGGGCCAGGTTTATTTGCGAGAGCCTAAACGCTAGAAGCGACGTCAGTGCTATCGAGGCTGCGATCTCAGAGCGAACCGATGCACTAAGTGTTCGTGTAAATAAATACGCAAAAAGCATTATCGTTGAATACAATAAAAACTACGATAAAATTTTAAACTTTATAGAGAGCTATGAATTTCCAACAAAGGCAAAAGATCCAAATTTACCAAGCAAGGCAAATATCTATAAGGCTGCTGCTGCACTTGGCATAACGCCTTTTATGAGCAATAAAACTCTAAAATCAGCCGTGACTCTTTATGCTACAGCACCAAATTTAATAGAAGGTGCAAAAGAGCTAAGGCATGAGGGCGTCACTTCAAAAGTACTTGAGGCAACTGCCATTGGTACTAGCCTAGCAATGGGCGATCATTTAGCAGCAAATAGCACAAATTTGATGATAAATATCGGCGAATATATGGAAGAAAGTGCTAGTCACAGAAGTGATGATCTCATCAAAGAGCTAGCAAAACCAAATATCGAAGAAGTCTGGGTCGAGAGAAATTTAAATGGTGAAAAGACGCTTGAAAAAGTAAAAACCGAAAATTTAAAAAAGGGCGACATCGTAGTAGTTGGAGCTGGTGAGACGATAGGCGTTGATGGTTATATCGTTGAAGGTAACGCTGATGTAAATCAAGTCTCAATGACTGGAGAGGCTGAACCTATACCAAAAGCTAGAGGCGACCGTGTTATAAGCGGCACCGTGGTTGATGAAGGTAGGATAAAAATTTGGGCTGAAAATGTAGGTAGCGACACAGCTACAGCTAGGATCAAAGAGTACATACAAACTTCACTCAATGAAAAATCAGCCATTGGCGTAAAAGCGTTAAAACTAGCTGATAAACTTGTGCCTGTTACGCTCTCGCTTGCTGGACTTTCATACATTATAAATAAAAATATGAATAGCGTTGCTAGCGTACTTCAAGCGGACTACTCTTGCGCATTAAAGCTTGCTACACCAGTTGCTTTTAAATCAAGTATCTCAAAAGCAGGCAGAAATGGCATTCTTGTAAAAGGTGCAAAAGCGATCGAAGCTTTAAGCTCAGTTGATACTTTTGTATTTGACAAGACCGGCACTCTGACGCATGGACGCCTAAGCGTAGTTGAAATTTATTCATTTAAAGAGGGCTTTTCTCAAAATGATATATTAAATTTAACTGCAAGTGCCGAGGAGCACTACTTTCATCCAGTAGCCGAAGCAATAGTTGAAGCTGCAAATAAGCGTGGTTTCCACCATATTCATCACGATGAAGTTGAATTTATCGTAGCTCATGGCGTAAAAACTGCGATGCACGGTAAAGAGGTGGTTATAGGCAGTAGACACTTCTTGGAAGATGACGAGATGATAAGTTTTAAAGCTCATGAAGCTTTAATAAGCAAAGCATTAAATAGCGGCTTAACCTTACTCTACGTAGGATATGACAAAGAGCTAGTCGGCGTCATCGCTATGAAAGATGATATGAGAGAAAACGCAAAAGATATGGTTAAAAAGCTAAGAAGCCTTGGCGTAAAAGAGGTCGTCATGCTAAGCGGCGACATCAAAAGCAAGGCTGAAGAGGTGGCACGCGAGCTTGGACTTGATAGAGTCTATGCAGAGTGCTTACCAACAGATAAAGCAGCTATCATCGAAGAGCTAAAAAGTGAGGGCAAAAAAGTAGCCTTTGTGGGAGATGGCATAAATGATGCTCCAAGCCTAACTAAGGCAAATGTTGGCATAAGTATGCACAAAGGTGCTGATATAGCTAAAGCGACGGCTGACATAAGTCTTTTAAAAGATGATATCATGAGCGTAGCTCTTGTAAAAGAGCTAGCAAATAAAACAATGGATTTAATTAGCTCAAATTTCCGCTCAACCGTTGGTGTAAACACAGCTATACTCAGTGCTGCAACACTTGGTATGTTAAATCCAATAGCAACTGCCATGCTTCATAATGGCACAACGATTTGGCTTTTATTAAATTCAATGAAGGGCGTAAAATTCAAATCAAAATAA
- a CDS encoding alanine/glycine:cation symporter family protein: protein MVLDSFLNFLNGKMDVANDFLYGYFLVIILVATGIYFSYLTRFVQFRMFFEACRVLVEKKDKYNKHHLTPFQALMISTASRVGIGNIAGISAAIVAGGPGALFWMCLMAFLGSASAFIESTLAQIYKTKDVFGFKGGPAYYIKNGLGIKWLASLFAVILIITYAYGFNGLQSYTMTSAFEIYYDKAGSNVSFAQSGLPVGIGLILTAFAAVMFFSKSHIIGKVSSYIVPFMALAYISLALIAIVLNFKEIPDVIKMILENAFDFKAIFGGFAGSVIVIGIKRGLFSNEAGMGSAPNAAAAAHTSHPVKQGLVQAMAVFIDMTICIASGMIVLFSQAYLTKQTGSSGEVLTALPLVQAAMKEYFGEFGVHFTTLAVVLFAITSLIGNYYYAQANMKFLTKNHKLTLLFKITAVVMIFIGAQMNLKLAWNIADITMAAMATINIIAIFLLSKVVIIAVKDYEAQRKAGQNPEFDPESLGIKNTSCWNKN from the coding sequence ATGGTGCTTGATAGTTTCTTAAATTTTTTAAACGGCAAAATGGACGTAGCCAACGACTTTTTATATGGATATTTTTTAGTCATTATTCTTGTGGCTACGGGAATTTATTTTAGTTATTTGACTCGTTTTGTGCAGTTTAGGATGTTTTTTGAGGCTTGCAGAGTCTTAGTAGAAAAAAAGGACAAGTATAATAAGCACCATTTAACGCCATTTCAAGCACTTATGATCTCGACTGCTTCGCGCGTTGGTATAGGCAATATCGCTGGAATTTCAGCTGCCATCGTCGCGGGCGGTCCGGGTGCTCTTTTTTGGATGTGTTTGATGGCTTTTTTAGGATCAGCTTCAGCTTTTATAGAGAGTACGTTAGCGCAAATTTATAAGACAAAAGACGTTTTTGGATTTAAAGGCGGTCCAGCTTATTACATCAAAAATGGCCTTGGCATAAAGTGGCTAGCTTCGCTTTTTGCGGTTATTCTCATCATCACCTACGCATACGGCTTTAACGGGCTTCAAAGCTATACCATGACATCAGCCTTTGAAATTTACTACGACAAAGCTGGTAGCAACGTTAGCTTTGCACAAAGCGGTCTACCTGTTGGCATCGGCCTTATACTTACGGCATTTGCAGCGGTAATGTTTTTTAGTAAAAGTCACATCATCGGCAAAGTAAGCTCATACATCGTGCCTTTTATGGCACTTGCCTATATCTCATTAGCACTTATTGCTATCGTTTTAAATTTCAAAGAAATTCCTGATGTTATCAAGATGATCTTGGAAAATGCTTTTGATTTTAAAGCCATATTTGGCGGATTTGCCGGTAGCGTGATCGTAATAGGTATCAAAAGAGGCCTTTTCTCTAACGAAGCTGGTATGGGTTCAGCTCCAAACGCAGCAGCTGCAGCACATACTAGCCACCCAGTAAAACAAGGCCTAGTTCAAGCAATGGCAGTCTTTATAGACATGACTATATGTATCGCTTCTGGTATGATCGTGCTATTTTCACAGGCCTATCTTACGAAGCAAACTGGATCAAGTGGTGAGGTGCTAACAGCACTTCCTCTCGTTCAAGCCGCTATGAAAGAGTATTTTGGTGAATTTGGAGTTCATTTTACCACTCTTGCAGTCGTACTTTTTGCCATCACTTCGCTTATTGGCAACTACTACTACGCTCAGGCAAATATGAAATTTTTAACCAAAAACCACAAGCTTACATTGCTATTTAAGATAACAGCTGTCGTTATGATATTTATTGGTGCTCAGATGAATTTAAAGCTCGCTTGGAATATCGCTGATATCACAATGGCTGCAATGGCAACTATTAATATTATCGCCATATTCTTACTTTCAAAAGTAGTGATAATAGCAGTCAAAGACTACGAAGCTCAAAGAAAAGCTGGGCAAAATCCAGAATTTGACCCAGAAAGTCTTGGCATCAAAAATACAAGTTGCTGGAACAAAAACTAA